The proteins below are encoded in one region of Oncorhynchus clarkii lewisi isolate Uvic-CL-2024 chromosome 33, UVic_Ocla_1.0, whole genome shotgun sequence:
- the LOC139392504 gene encoding thyroid transcription factor 1-associated protein 26 homolog isoform X2, whose translation MSEMAPPTQQTIKTKGTFDGKRANRNQPYNRPGGRKKWVSEHKVFDGSIGEGQGFAFKRKEKVKHEYNKLLRKERRKNTEVKTQYTEQYPEHLRHLYEAEAEKLRNEVKTNRINRTKARMAGGGGPVEEEAAPMAVNEAPTDLATAIDPAEDISSDKTDSAPQPTPAVAASKNDSLPMSNRSKKKMLRKTSYQKTKEEFESVKEKQKNKKEEFLKNKEQKEEAIMKYKQKKMETFQMLSKKTKKGQPNLNLQMEYLLQKIQGTGPGK comes from the exons ATGAGTGAAATGGCACCACCAACACAGCAGACAATTAAGACCAAGGGCACATTTGACGGAAAACGTGCCAATAGAAACCAACCCTACAATCGACCAGGGGGCAGGAAGAAGTGGGTCTCTGAGCACAAAGTATTCGACGGCAGTATTGGAGAAG GCCAGGGCTTTGCCTTCAAAAGGAAGGAGAAAGTGAAACATGAATACAACAAACTGCtacggaaggagaggaggaagaacacAGAGGTCAAAACCCAATATACAGAACAGTACCCCGAACATCTGAGGCATCTCTACGAGGCTGAGGCCGAGAAACTGAGGAATGAGGTTAAGACCAACAGAATCAACAGAACCAAAGCTAGGATGGCTGGCGGTGGTGGTCCAGTAGAGGAGGAAGCAGCTCCCATGGCTGTGAATGAAGCCCCCACGGACCTAGCTACAGCCATAGACCCTGCAGAGGACATCTCCTCTGACAAGACTGACTCTGCCCCACAGCCCACTCCAGCAGTTGCGGCCTCAAAGAATGACAG TCTACCCATGAGTAACCGGAGTAAAAAGAAAATGCTGAGGAAGACTTCCTATCAGAAAACAAAAGAGGAGTTTGAAAGTGttaaagaaaagcagaagaataAGAAAGAG GAGTTTTTGAAGAACAAGGAGCAGAAAGAAGAAGCTATCATGAAGTACAAACAGAAGAAAATGGAGACATTTCAGATGCTGAGCAAAAAGACGAAGAAGGGGCAGCCCAACCTGAACCTACAGATGGAATACCTGCTCCAGAAGATTCAAGGGACCGGGCCCGGAAAATGA
- the LOC139392504 gene encoding thyroid transcription factor 1-associated protein 26 homolog isoform X1, whose translation MSEMAPPTQQTIKTKGTFDGKRANRNQPYNRPGGRKKWVSEHKVFDGSIGEGQGFAFKRKEKVKHEYNKLLRKERRKNTEVKTQYTEQYPEHLRHLYEAEAEKLRNEVKTNRINRTKARMAGGGGPVEEEAAPMAVNEAPTDLATAIDPAEDISSDKTDSAPQPTPAVAASKNDSQGQPLEGVTMQHVNVSLCSSLPMSNRSKKKMLRKTSYQKTKEEFESVKEKQKNKKEEFLKNKEQKEEAIMKYKQKKMETFQMLSKKTKKGQPNLNLQMEYLLQKIQGTGPGK comes from the exons ATGAGTGAAATGGCACCACCAACACAGCAGACAATTAAGACCAAGGGCACATTTGACGGAAAACGTGCCAATAGAAACCAACCCTACAATCGACCAGGGGGCAGGAAGAAGTGGGTCTCTGAGCACAAAGTATTCGACGGCAGTATTGGAGAAG GCCAGGGCTTTGCCTTCAAAAGGAAGGAGAAAGTGAAACATGAATACAACAAACTGCtacggaaggagaggaggaagaacacAGAGGTCAAAACCCAATATACAGAACAGTACCCCGAACATCTGAGGCATCTCTACGAGGCTGAGGCCGAGAAACTGAGGAATGAGGTTAAGACCAACAGAATCAACAGAACCAAAGCTAGGATGGCTGGCGGTGGTGGTCCAGTAGAGGAGGAAGCAGCTCCCATGGCTGTGAATGAAGCCCCCACGGACCTAGCTACAGCCATAGACCCTGCAGAGGACATCTCCTCTGACAAGACTGACTCTGCCCCACAGCCCACTCCAGCAGTTGCGGCCTCAAAGAATGACAG TCAAGGCCAACCACTTGAAGGAGTTACAATGCAACATGTTAATGTGTCGTTGTGTTCCAGTCTACCCATGAGTAACCGGAGTAAAAAGAAAATGCTGAGGAAGACTTCCTATCAGAAAACAAAAGAGGAGTTTGAAAGTGttaaagaaaagcagaagaataAGAAAGAG GAGTTTTTGAAGAACAAGGAGCAGAAAGAAGAAGCTATCATGAAGTACAAACAGAAGAAAATGGAGACATTTCAGATGCTGAGCAAAAAGACGAAGAAGGGGCAGCCCAACCTGAACCTACAGATGGAATACCTGCTCCAGAAGATTCAAGGGACCGGGCCCGGAAAATGA
- the LOC139392502 gene encoding EF-hand calcium-binding domain-containing protein 4B-like isoform X1, whose product MSDSTLFRATRILCRSISSDMEESEAKGRGGAVPMRKSSDRRGSDWGSIAMLDKTKEFFQTCDVEGKGFITRTDMRRLHRELPLTAEELENVFDSLNTDQNGYLTLEVFSSGFSQFLHSRRISVAEDAAPALPTSRKPSEALYQSQWDERLTGGWEDEEESHFCMLLESLGASNVFQDPGEVRSLWAQLRRDEPHLLSNFEEFLARVTFQIKEAKEERREMESALQRKAATHDSEIRGLYEEMEQQMKSEKDRLLLQDSERLQSRSHDLEHQLSSKERELEQLFQKQRRLDLQCRDLSSEQQESRVENVKLKMTNEELSRELENTCQELSLAQEQLTMLQDQASRLHQEREMEMYRVTEGLQREKQSLMKQLDLLREMNKHLKDERDIYCAVNPRKSLKQKQRAGLVNLFADTSQQPVKRASLLTHNGGSYEFLDALPVEHLQISFVSSPSSSSEDDVDTACPPRLPKTNYGLANGYHDSNTSSPTQVVEVEAQGVRVKERLSKFESEKTLAPTQNERDRHTEYQSKPEVGGDGLDGPPDGWPLRRVISIEEDHLPHLLHGGPQPLLHQLSEEDEEEEEEQGKEDLESSIFFAPVPLPVPVTTVSPFKHQGSFSRMRNIPSSPRGQPVGKETQNRVKERAMPAPDRLFKVVLVGNSSVGKTSLLRTFCDGRFHPSSPATVGIDYSVKTLMLDNTQVAMQLWDTAGQERYRSITKQFFRKADGVVVMYDVTLLDSFKAVRPWLINVQEAAGVGIPILLLGNKMDATSEREVPLKDAETLAHDTRVIFYEVSAYTGYNVTEAMIHLARVLKEQEDRVRDTFVLLEALPVKKKACCK is encoded by the exons ATGTCTGATTCTACCCTGTTCAGAGCCACCAGAATACTCTGCAGAAGTATATCTAGTGACATGGAGGAGTCTGAAGCCAAGGGCAGAGGAGGAGCTGTCCCCATGAGGAAGAGTTCAGACAGGAGGGGTTCTGACTGGGGAAGCATCGCCATGCTGGATAAGACCAAGGAATTCTTCCAGACCTGCGATGTGGAGGGCAAAGGCTTCATCACACGCACCGATATGAGG AGGCTTCACAGAGAACTACCCCTCACTGCTGAAGAACTGGAGAATGTCTTTGACTCCCTGAACACTGACCAGAACGGCTACCTCACCCTCGAAGTGTTCTCATCAGGATTCA GTCAGTTCCTGCACAGCCGGAGGATCTCTGTAGCCGAGGACGCAGCACCCGCCCTCCCCACTTCTAGGAAGCCCTCAGAAGCCCTGTACCAGAGCCAATGGGATGAGAGGTTAACTGGAGggtgggaggatgaggaggagagtcaCTTCTGTATGCTGCTGGAGAGCCTAGGGGCCAGCAACGTGTTCCAGGA tccAGGCGAGGTGCGCAGCTTGTGGGCCCAGCTGAGGAGGGACGAGCCTCACCTCCTGTCGAACTTTGAGGAATTCCTGGCCAGAGTCACCTTCCAGATCAAAGAAgccaaagaggagaggagggagatggagagcgCCCTCCAGAG GAAAGCAGCCACACACGACAGTGAGATCCGCGGTCTGTATGAAGAAATGGAGCAACAAATGAAAAGCGAGAAGGACCGGCTGCTCCTCCAG GACTCGGAGCGTCTCCAGTCTCGTAGTCACGACCTGGAGCACCAGCTgtccagtaaggagagagagctggagcagCTCTTCCAGAAACAGAGGAGG TTGGATCTCCAGTGTCGCGACCTGAGCAGTGAGCAGCAGGAGAGCCGGGTGGAGAATGTCAAGCTGAAGATGACCAACGAGGAACTGAGCAGAGAGCTGGAGAACACCTGTCAGGAACTGTCCTTGGCCCAGGAACAACTGACCATGCTGCAGGACCAGGCTTCCCGCCTgcaccaggagagagagat ggaAATGTATCGAGTCACTGAGGGActacaaagagagaaacagagtctGATGAAACAACTAGACCTTCTCAg AGAGATGAACAAACATTTAAAAGATGAGCGAGACATATACTGTGCTGTG AACCCCAGGAAGTCCCTCAAACAGAAGCAGAGAGCCGGCTTGGTCAATCTGTTTGCGGACACCAGCCAGCAGCCGGTTAAAAG AGCCTCACTCCTCACCCACAATGGGGGTTCCTATGAGTTCCTTGATGCGCTGCCAGTAGAACACCTTCAAATCTCttttgtctcctccccctcctcatctagCGAGGACGATGTTGACACCGCTTGTCCACCACGTTTGCCGAAAACCAACTACGGCCTGGCCAACGGCTACCACGACTCCAACACCTCGTCTCCAACCCAAGTGGTTGAGGTGGAGGCGCAGGGggtgagggtgaaggagaggctCTCCAAGTTTGAGTCAGAGAAGACCCTCGCCCCCACCCAGAACGAAAGGGACAGGCATACAGAGTACCAGAGTAAGCCGGAGGTTGGGGGCGATGGGCTGGACGGTCCCCCAGATGGGTGGCCTCTCCGTCGGGTTATCTCCATCGAGGAGGACCACCTCCCCCACCTGCTTCATGGAGGGCCCCAGCCCCTGCTGCACCAGCTCAGTgaggaagacgaggaggaggaagaggagcaagGGAAGGAAGATCTGGAGAGTAGTATCTTTTTCGCCCCTGTTCCTCTACCTGTCCCGGTCACGACAGTGTCCCCCTTCAAACACCAAGGTAGTTTCAGCAGAATGAGAAATATCCCCTCGTCACCTCGAGGACAGCCCGTCGGCAAGGAGACCCAAAAT agggtgaaggagagggccATGCCTGCCCCAGACCGCCTGTTTAAGGTGGTTCTGGTGGGCAACTCCAGTGTGGGCAAGACTTCCCTGCTACGCACCTTCTGTGATGGCCGCTTCCACCCCTCCAGCCCCGCTACTGTGG GTATTGACTACAGTGTGAAGACTCTAATGTTGGACAACACCCAGGTAGCCATGCAGCTGTGGGACACGGCCGGGCAGGAGAG GTACCGCAGCATCACCAAGCAGTTCTTCCGTAAGGCAGACGGCGTGGTGGTCATGTACGACGTCACGTTGCTGGACAGCTTCAAGGCCGTGCGACCCTGGCTCATCAACGTCCAG GAGGCTGCGGGAGTGGGCATTCCCATCCTGCTCCTGGGCAACAAGATGGACGCGACGTCCGAGAGGGAGGTACCACTTAAAGATGCAGAGACTCTGGCCCAC
- the LOC139392502 gene encoding EF-hand calcium-binding domain-containing protein 4B-like isoform X3, translating into MSDSTLFRATRILCRSISSDMEESEAKGRGGAVPMRKSSDRRGSDWGSIAMLDKTKEFFQTCDVEGKGFITRTDMRRLHRELPLTAEELENVFDSLNTDQNGYLTLEVFSSGFSQFLHSRRISVAEDAAPALPTSRKPSEALYQSQWDERLTGGWEDEEESHFCMLLESLGASNVFQDPGEVRSLWAQLRRDEPHLLSNFEEFLARVTFQIKEAKEERREMESALQRKAATHDSEIRGLYEEMEQQMKSEKDRLLLQDSERLQSRSHDLEHQLSSKERELEQLFQKQRRLDLQCRDLSSEQQESRVENVKLKMTNEELSRELENTCQELSLAQEQLTMLQDQASRLHQEREMEMYRVTEGLQREKQSLMKQLDLLREMNKHLKDERDIYCAVNPRKSLKQKQRAGLVNLFADTSQQPVKSEDDVDTACPPRLPKTNYGLANGYHDSNTSSPTQVVEVEAQGVRVKERLSKFESEKTLAPTQNERDRHTEYQSKPEVGGDGLDGPPDGWPLRRVISIEEDHLPHLLHGGPQPLLHQLSEEDEEEEEEQGKEDLESSIFFAPVPLPVPVTTVSPFKHQGSFSRMRNIPSSPRGQPVGKETQNRVKERAMPAPDRLFKVVLVGNSSVGKTSLLRTFCDGRFHPSSPATVGIDYSVKTLMLDNTQVAMQLWDTAGQERYRSITKQFFRKADGVVVMYDVTLLDSFKAVRPWLINVQEAAGVGIPILLLGNKMDATSEREVPLKDAETLAHDTRVIFYEVSAYTGYNVTEAMIHLARVNLGTVCDMSMHLSVCPEC; encoded by the exons ATGTCTGATTCTACCCTGTTCAGAGCCACCAGAATACTCTGCAGAAGTATATCTAGTGACATGGAGGAGTCTGAAGCCAAGGGCAGAGGAGGAGCTGTCCCCATGAGGAAGAGTTCAGACAGGAGGGGTTCTGACTGGGGAAGCATCGCCATGCTGGATAAGACCAAGGAATTCTTCCAGACCTGCGATGTGGAGGGCAAAGGCTTCATCACACGCACCGATATGAGG AGGCTTCACAGAGAACTACCCCTCACTGCTGAAGAACTGGAGAATGTCTTTGACTCCCTGAACACTGACCAGAACGGCTACCTCACCCTCGAAGTGTTCTCATCAGGATTCA GTCAGTTCCTGCACAGCCGGAGGATCTCTGTAGCCGAGGACGCAGCACCCGCCCTCCCCACTTCTAGGAAGCCCTCAGAAGCCCTGTACCAGAGCCAATGGGATGAGAGGTTAACTGGAGggtgggaggatgaggaggagagtcaCTTCTGTATGCTGCTGGAGAGCCTAGGGGCCAGCAACGTGTTCCAGGA tccAGGCGAGGTGCGCAGCTTGTGGGCCCAGCTGAGGAGGGACGAGCCTCACCTCCTGTCGAACTTTGAGGAATTCCTGGCCAGAGTCACCTTCCAGATCAAAGAAgccaaagaggagaggagggagatggagagcgCCCTCCAGAG GAAAGCAGCCACACACGACAGTGAGATCCGCGGTCTGTATGAAGAAATGGAGCAACAAATGAAAAGCGAGAAGGACCGGCTGCTCCTCCAG GACTCGGAGCGTCTCCAGTCTCGTAGTCACGACCTGGAGCACCAGCTgtccagtaaggagagagagctggagcagCTCTTCCAGAAACAGAGGAGG TTGGATCTCCAGTGTCGCGACCTGAGCAGTGAGCAGCAGGAGAGCCGGGTGGAGAATGTCAAGCTGAAGATGACCAACGAGGAACTGAGCAGAGAGCTGGAGAACACCTGTCAGGAACTGTCCTTGGCCCAGGAACAACTGACCATGCTGCAGGACCAGGCTTCCCGCCTgcaccaggagagagagat ggaAATGTATCGAGTCACTGAGGGActacaaagagagaaacagagtctGATGAAACAACTAGACCTTCTCAg AGAGATGAACAAACATTTAAAAGATGAGCGAGACATATACTGTGCTGTG AACCCCAGGAAGTCCCTCAAACAGAAGCAGAGAGCCGGCTTGGTCAATCTGTTTGCGGACACCAGCCAGCAGCCGGTTAAAAG CGAGGACGATGTTGACACCGCTTGTCCACCACGTTTGCCGAAAACCAACTACGGCCTGGCCAACGGCTACCACGACTCCAACACCTCGTCTCCAACCCAAGTGGTTGAGGTGGAGGCGCAGGGggtgagggtgaaggagaggctCTCCAAGTTTGAGTCAGAGAAGACCCTCGCCCCCACCCAGAACGAAAGGGACAGGCATACAGAGTACCAGAGTAAGCCGGAGGTTGGGGGCGATGGGCTGGACGGTCCCCCAGATGGGTGGCCTCTCCGTCGGGTTATCTCCATCGAGGAGGACCACCTCCCCCACCTGCTTCATGGAGGGCCCCAGCCCCTGCTGCACCAGCTCAGTgaggaagacgaggaggaggaagaggagcaagGGAAGGAAGATCTGGAGAGTAGTATCTTTTTCGCCCCTGTTCCTCTACCTGTCCCGGTCACGACAGTGTCCCCCTTCAAACACCAAGGTAGTTTCAGCAGAATGAGAAATATCCCCTCGTCACCTCGAGGACAGCCCGTCGGCAAGGAGACCCAAAAT agggtgaaggagagggccATGCCTGCCCCAGACCGCCTGTTTAAGGTGGTTCTGGTGGGCAACTCCAGTGTGGGCAAGACTTCCCTGCTACGCACCTTCTGTGATGGCCGCTTCCACCCCTCCAGCCCCGCTACTGTGG GTATTGACTACAGTGTGAAGACTCTAATGTTGGACAACACCCAGGTAGCCATGCAGCTGTGGGACACGGCCGGGCAGGAGAG GTACCGCAGCATCACCAAGCAGTTCTTCCGTAAGGCAGACGGCGTGGTGGTCATGTACGACGTCACGTTGCTGGACAGCTTCAAGGCCGTGCGACCCTGGCTCATCAACGTCCAG GAGGCTGCGGGAGTGGGCATTCCCATCCTGCTCCTGGGCAACAAGATGGACGCGACGTCCGAGAGGGAGGTACCACTTAAAGATGCAGAGACTCTGGCCCAC
- the LOC139392503 gene encoding probable methyltransferase-like protein 25 encodes MASSINSLEAIQKKIDAVKLFLSVSLSIANAHTVDFYTCDVWDQFMAVPPVEVLTEITLNGDHKRAPERYINHGSGTTKNITFGFCDDSKRLVDVAELLEAAYAHSLPGLGVCVGRTELLQTLRHTDNAQPLEEVPAAVVESEEFMNSKKSHEVQAMSEVVASLAQRCRVKQVIDVGSGKGYLCSFLSLQYGLQVYGIDSSSVNTHGAQERNRKLKKYSRAYQRHSKANRTPTVMPPSGQKDLEDIAPGERERGDMVKTSGDAEKEEGKGRRDGEAQTNTTGLTDQNEEDAMTSLTSAILLEDNSLPELDQSDPASAPEDPFLSALCVGMVEPISPRVPPSELSLEERERRKRENLERKARSWVNSGGMGSGMLYSPLTSYVTAETELKEIIGELEDAVMVGLHTCGDLAPSTLRMFVAKRELLSVCSVGCCYHLLSEEFDPTRQECLSSSVCGFPLSGYLREQSWFCGRNARMSACLALERVAKGQGIQMESLFYRAVLHVILRDHYSSFKSEKRVGNVYSKATSFVDYVWRALRRLELDESKLSDSVIQGYHDTYRPRMVEMEAFNMLKVTLAPCIEGLILLDRLCYLKEQEDVAFSTLVQLFDPLLSPRCYGVVGVKAPGMELSE; translated from the exons ATGGCATCTTCCATTAATTCTCTGGAAGCGATTCAGAAAAAAATAGATGCTGTTaaactcttcctctctgtttcactgAGCATCGCCAATGCCCACACTGTGGATTTCTACACTTGCGATGTATGGGACCAGTTCATGGCTGTGCCACCCGTGGAGGTCTTGACAGAGATCACTTTGAATGGTGACCACAAGAGGGCGCCAGAACGCTACATAAATCATGGCAGTGGTACCA CCAAGAATATCACCTTTGGTTTCTGTGATGATAGTAAGCGCCTGGTGGATGTGGCTGAGCTCTTGGAGGCTGCCTATGCCCACTCCCTGCCTGGCCTCGGGGTCTGTGTGGGCCGCACAGAGCTACTGCAAACCCTCAGACACACTGACAACGCTCAACCCCTGGAGGAAG TTCCAGCTGCTGTGGTGGAGAGTGAAGAGTTTATGAACTCCAAGAAGTCCCACGAGGTGCAGGCCATGTCAGAGGTGGTGGCCAGCCTAGCCCAGCGCTGCCGGGTCAAACAG GTGATTGATGTGGGCTCGGGGAAAGGTTACCTGTGCTCCTTCCTGTCGCTGCAGTACGGCCTCCAGGTGTATGGCATCGACTCGTCCAGCGTCAACACGCACGGCGCccaggagaggaacaggaagcTCAAGAAGTACTCCCGGGCCTACCAGAGGCACAGCAAAGCCAATAGGACTCCGACAGTGATGCCTCCTTCAGGCCAGAAGGACTTGGAGGATATTGCGcccggtgagagagagagaggggatatggTTAAGACGAGTGGGGATGccgagaaggaggaggggaaggggagaagagatggGGAGGCACAGACCAACACAACAGGGTTAACAGATCAGAATGAGGAAGATGCAATGACATCACTTACCTCCGCCATTTTGTTAGAGGACAATTCCCTTCCAGAGTTGGACCAAAGTGACCCAGCCTCAGCTCCAGAGGATCCTTTTCTCAGTGCCCTGTGTGTGGGCATGGTGGAGCCCATCTCCCCCCGGGTTCCCCCCAGTGAGTTGagcctggaggagagggagaggaggaagagggagaacctggagaggAAGGCCAGGAGCTGGGTTAACAGTGGTGGCATGGGCAGCGGCATGCTGTACTCACCTCTGACCTCCTACGTTACCGCGGAGACGGAGCTCAAAGAAATTATTGGGGAGTTAGAG GATGCGGTCATGGTTGGTCTACACACGTGTGGAGACCTGGCGCCCAGCACCCTGCGCATGTTTGTGGCCAAACGGGAGCTCCTCTCCGTCTGCAGCGTTGGCTGCTGCTACCACCTTCTCTCTGAGGAGTTTGATCCCACCAGacaag AGTGTCtaagcagcagcgtatgtggttTCCCCCTGAGTGGCTACCTGAGGGAGCAGTCCTGGTTTTGTGGCAGAAATGCCAGGATGTCGGCGTGTCTG GCTTTGGAGAGAGTTGCCAAGGGCCAAGGG ATTCAGATGGAGTCACTCTTCTATAGGGCCGTCCTCCATGTGATTCTAAGGGATCACTACAGCTCCTTTAAAAG CGAGAAGCGTGTGGGGAATGTCTACTCCAAGGCCACCTCGTTCGTGGACTACGTCTGGAGAGCCCTCCGGAGGCTGGAGCTGGATGAGTCAAAG CTCTCTGACAGTGTCATACAGGGTTACCACGACACATACCGACCCAGGATGGTTGAGATGGAGGCCTTTAACATG CTGAAGGTGACTTTGGCTCCCTGCATCGAGGGTCTGATTCTCCTGGACCGCCTCTGCTACCTGAAAGAGCAG GAAGACGTGGCGTTCTCCACTCTGGTGCAGCTCTTTGATCCACTGTTGTCGCCGCGCTGTTACGGAGTTGTCGGCGTGAAGGCACCTGGGATGGAGTTGTCAGAGTGA
- the LOC139392502 gene encoding EF-hand calcium-binding domain-containing protein 4B-like isoform X2, whose translation MSDSTLFRATRILCRSISSDMEESEAKGRGGAVPMRKSSDRRGSDWGSIAMLDKTKEFFQTCDVEGKGFITRTDMRRLHRELPLTAEELENVFDSLNTDQNGYLTLEVFSSGFSQFLHSRRISVAEDAAPALPTSRKPSEALYQSQWDERLTGGWEDEEESHFCMLLESLGASNVFQDPGEVRSLWAQLRRDEPHLLSNFEEFLARVTFQIKEAKEERREMESALQRKAATHDSEIRGLYEEMEQQMKSEKDRLLLQDSERLQSRSHDLEHQLSSKERELEQLFQKQRRLDLQCRDLSSEQQESRVENVKLKMTNEELSRELENTCQELSLAQEQLTMLQDQASRLHQEREMEMYRVTEGLQREKQSLMKQLDLLREMNKHLKDERDIYCAVNPRKSLKQKQRAGLVNLFADTSQQPVKSEDDVDTACPPRLPKTNYGLANGYHDSNTSSPTQVVEVEAQGVRVKERLSKFESEKTLAPTQNERDRHTEYQSKPEVGGDGLDGPPDGWPLRRVISIEEDHLPHLLHGGPQPLLHQLSEEDEEEEEEQGKEDLESSIFFAPVPLPVPVTTVSPFKHQGSFSRMRNIPSSPRGQPVGKETQNRVKERAMPAPDRLFKVVLVGNSSVGKTSLLRTFCDGRFHPSSPATVGIDYSVKTLMLDNTQVAMQLWDTAGQERYRSITKQFFRKADGVVVMYDVTLLDSFKAVRPWLINVQEAAGVGIPILLLGNKMDATSEREVPLKDAETLAHDTRVIFYEVSAYTGYNVTEAMIHLARVLKEQEDRVRDTFVLLEALPVKKKACCK comes from the exons ATGTCTGATTCTACCCTGTTCAGAGCCACCAGAATACTCTGCAGAAGTATATCTAGTGACATGGAGGAGTCTGAAGCCAAGGGCAGAGGAGGAGCTGTCCCCATGAGGAAGAGTTCAGACAGGAGGGGTTCTGACTGGGGAAGCATCGCCATGCTGGATAAGACCAAGGAATTCTTCCAGACCTGCGATGTGGAGGGCAAAGGCTTCATCACACGCACCGATATGAGG AGGCTTCACAGAGAACTACCCCTCACTGCTGAAGAACTGGAGAATGTCTTTGACTCCCTGAACACTGACCAGAACGGCTACCTCACCCTCGAAGTGTTCTCATCAGGATTCA GTCAGTTCCTGCACAGCCGGAGGATCTCTGTAGCCGAGGACGCAGCACCCGCCCTCCCCACTTCTAGGAAGCCCTCAGAAGCCCTGTACCAGAGCCAATGGGATGAGAGGTTAACTGGAGggtgggaggatgaggaggagagtcaCTTCTGTATGCTGCTGGAGAGCCTAGGGGCCAGCAACGTGTTCCAGGA tccAGGCGAGGTGCGCAGCTTGTGGGCCCAGCTGAGGAGGGACGAGCCTCACCTCCTGTCGAACTTTGAGGAATTCCTGGCCAGAGTCACCTTCCAGATCAAAGAAgccaaagaggagaggagggagatggagagcgCCCTCCAGAG GAAAGCAGCCACACACGACAGTGAGATCCGCGGTCTGTATGAAGAAATGGAGCAACAAATGAAAAGCGAGAAGGACCGGCTGCTCCTCCAG GACTCGGAGCGTCTCCAGTCTCGTAGTCACGACCTGGAGCACCAGCTgtccagtaaggagagagagctggagcagCTCTTCCAGAAACAGAGGAGG TTGGATCTCCAGTGTCGCGACCTGAGCAGTGAGCAGCAGGAGAGCCGGGTGGAGAATGTCAAGCTGAAGATGACCAACGAGGAACTGAGCAGAGAGCTGGAGAACACCTGTCAGGAACTGTCCTTGGCCCAGGAACAACTGACCATGCTGCAGGACCAGGCTTCCCGCCTgcaccaggagagagagat ggaAATGTATCGAGTCACTGAGGGActacaaagagagaaacagagtctGATGAAACAACTAGACCTTCTCAg AGAGATGAACAAACATTTAAAAGATGAGCGAGACATATACTGTGCTGTG AACCCCAGGAAGTCCCTCAAACAGAAGCAGAGAGCCGGCTTGGTCAATCTGTTTGCGGACACCAGCCAGCAGCCGGTTAAAAG CGAGGACGATGTTGACACCGCTTGTCCACCACGTTTGCCGAAAACCAACTACGGCCTGGCCAACGGCTACCACGACTCCAACACCTCGTCTCCAACCCAAGTGGTTGAGGTGGAGGCGCAGGGggtgagggtgaaggagaggctCTCCAAGTTTGAGTCAGAGAAGACCCTCGCCCCCACCCAGAACGAAAGGGACAGGCATACAGAGTACCAGAGTAAGCCGGAGGTTGGGGGCGATGGGCTGGACGGTCCCCCAGATGGGTGGCCTCTCCGTCGGGTTATCTCCATCGAGGAGGACCACCTCCCCCACCTGCTTCATGGAGGGCCCCAGCCCCTGCTGCACCAGCTCAGTgaggaagacgaggaggaggaagaggagcaagGGAAGGAAGATCTGGAGAGTAGTATCTTTTTCGCCCCTGTTCCTCTACCTGTCCCGGTCACGACAGTGTCCCCCTTCAAACACCAAGGTAGTTTCAGCAGAATGAGAAATATCCCCTCGTCACCTCGAGGACAGCCCGTCGGCAAGGAGACCCAAAAT agggtgaaggagagggccATGCCTGCCCCAGACCGCCTGTTTAAGGTGGTTCTGGTGGGCAACTCCAGTGTGGGCAAGACTTCCCTGCTACGCACCTTCTGTGATGGCCGCTTCCACCCCTCCAGCCCCGCTACTGTGG GTATTGACTACAGTGTGAAGACTCTAATGTTGGACAACACCCAGGTAGCCATGCAGCTGTGGGACACGGCCGGGCAGGAGAG GTACCGCAGCATCACCAAGCAGTTCTTCCGTAAGGCAGACGGCGTGGTGGTCATGTACGACGTCACGTTGCTGGACAGCTTCAAGGCCGTGCGACCCTGGCTCATCAACGTCCAG GAGGCTGCGGGAGTGGGCATTCCCATCCTGCTCCTGGGCAACAAGATGGACGCGACGTCCGAGAGGGAGGTACCACTTAAAGATGCAGAGACTCTGGCCCAC